The sequence below is a genomic window from Artemia franciscana unplaced genomic scaffold, ASM3288406v1 Scaffold_5207, whole genome shotgun sequence.
atgttgaaaaaatgaagatattagactattttatgattgcaaatggtaaagaatgtgattaaaggctcttttcctatttcaaaagttttagttttcgagggtaatagctacgtatgttgaaaaaatgaagatattagactattttatgattgcaaatggtaaagaatgtgattaaaggctctttttctatttcaaaagttttagttttcgagggtaatagctttgtctgtggaaaaaatgaagatattagactattttatgattgcaaattgtaaagaatgtgattaaaggctcttttcctatgtcaaaagttttagttgtcgagggtaatagcaacgtatgttgaaaaaattaagatattagagaattttatgattgcaaatggtaaagaatgtgattaaaggctcttttcctatgtcaaaagttttatttttcgagggtaagagctacgtatgttgaaaaaatgaagatattagactattttttgattgcacatggtaaagaatgtgattaaaggctcttttcctatttcaaaagttttagttttcgagggtaatagctacgtattttgaaaaaatgaatatattagacaattttatgattgcacatggtaaagaatgtgattaaaggctcgtttcctatttcaaaagttttagttttcgagggtaatagctttgtctgtggaaaaaatgaagatattagactattttatgattgcaaatggtaagaatgtgattaaaggctcttttcctattacaaaagttttagttttcgagggtaatagctacgtatgttaaaaaaatgaagatattacactattttatgattgcaactggtaaagaatgtgattaaaggctcttttcctatgtcaaaagttttagttttcgagggtaatagctaagtatgttaaaaaaatgaagatattagactattttatgattgcaaatggtaaagaatgtgattaaaggctcttttccgatttcaaaagttttagttttcgagggtaatagctacgtatgttgaaaaaatgaagatattagacaattttatgattgcacatggtaaagaatgtgattaaaggctcttttcctatgtcataagttttagttttcgggggtaagagctatgtatgttgaaaaaatgaatatattagactattttattattgcaaatggtaaagaatgtgattaaaggctcttttcctatttcaaaagttttagttttcgggggtaagagctttgtctgtggaaaaaatgaagatattagacaattttatgattgcacatggtaaagaaatgtgattaaaggctcgtttcctatttcaaaagttttagttttcgagggtaatagctttgtctgtggaaaaaatgaagatattagactattttatgattgcaaatggtaagaatgtgattaaaggctcttttcctattacaaaagttttagttttcgagggtaatagctacgtatgttaaaaaaatgaagatattacactattttatgattgcaactggtaaagaatgtgattaaaggctcttttcctatgtcaaaagttttagttttcgagggtaatagctacgtatgttgaaaaatgaagatattagactattttatgattgcacatggtaaagaatgtgattaaaggctcttttcctattttaaaagttttagttttcgagggtaatagctacttatgttgaaaaaatgaagatattagacaattttatgattgcacatgttaaagaatgtgattaaaggctcttttcttatgtcaaaagttttagttttggagggtaatagctacgtatgttgaaaaaatgaagatattagacaattttatgattgcaaatggtaaagaatgtgattaaaggctcttttcctatgtcaaaagttttagttttcaatggtAATacgtacgtatgttgaaaaaatgaagatattagactattttatgattgcaaatggtaaagaatgtgattaaaggctcttttcctatgtcaaaagttttagttttcgagggtaatagctacgtatgttgaaaaatgaagatattagactattttatgattgcacatggtaaagaatgtgattaaaggctcttttcctatttcaaaagttttagttttcaagggtaatagctacgtatgttgaaaaaaatgaagatattagacaattttatgattgcacatggtaaagaatgtgattaaaggctcttttcctatttcaaaagttttagttttcgagggtaatagctttgtctgttgaaaaaatgaagatattagactattttatgattgcacatggtaaagcatgtgattaaaggctcttttcctttttcaaaagttttagttttcgagggtaatagctacttatgttgaaaaaatgaagatattagacaattttatgattgcacatggtaaagaatgtgattaaaggctcttttcctatgtcaaaagttttagttgtcgaggggtaatagctacgtatgttgaaaaaatgaagatattagactattttatgattgcaaatggtaaagaatgtgatcaaaggctcttttcctatgtcaaaagttttagttttcgagggtaatagctacgtatgttgaaaaaatgaagatattagactattttatgattgcaaatggtaaagaatgtgattaaaggctcttttcctatgtcaaaagttttagtttttgagggtaatagctacgtatgttgaaaaaatgaagatattagactattttatgattgcaattggtaaagaatgtgattaaaggctcttttcatatttcaaaagttttagttttcgagggtaatagctttgtctgtggaaaaaatgaagatattagacaattttatgattgcacatggtaaagaatgtgattaaaggctcttttcctatgtcaaaagttttagttttcaagggtaatagctacgtatgttgaaaaaatgaagatattagacaattttatgattgcacatggtaaagaatgtgataaaggctcttttcctatttcaaaagttttggttttcgagggtaatagctttgtctgttgaaaaaatgaagatattagactattttatgattgcacatggtaaagcatgtgattaaaggctcttttcctttttcaaaagttttagttttcgagggtaatagctacttatgttgaaaaaatgaagatattagacaattttatgattgcacatggtaaagaatgtgattaaaggctcttttcctatgtcaaaagttttagttgtcgagggtaatagctacgtatgttgaaaaaatgaagatattagactattttatgattgcaaatggtaaagaatgtgatcaaaggctcttttcctatgtcaaaagttttagttttcgagggtaatagctacgtatgttgaaaaaatgaagatattagactattttatgattgcaaatggtaaagaatgtgatttaaaggctcttttcctatgtcaaaagttttagttttcgaggggtaatagctacgtatgttgaaaaaatgaagatattagactattttatgattgcaattggtaaagaatgtgattaaaggctcttttcatatttcaaaagttttagttttcgagggtaatagctttgtctgtggaaaaaatgaagatattagacaattttatgattgcacatggtaaagaatgtgattaaaggctcttttcctatgtcaaaagttttagttttcgagggtaatagctacgtatgttgaaaaaatgaagatattagactattttatgattgcacatggtaaagaatatgattaaaggctcttttcctattttaaaagttttagttttcgagggtaatagctacgtatgttgaaaaaatgaagatattagactattttatgattgcaaatggtaaagaatgtgattaaaggctcttttcctatttcaaaagttttagttttcgaggctaatagctacgtatgttgaaaaaatgaagatattagactattttatgattgcaaatggtaaagaatgtgattaaaggctcttttcctatttcaaaagttttagttttcgagtgtaatagctacgtatgttgaaaaaatgaagatattagactattttatgattgcaaatggtaaagaatgtgattaaaggctcttttcctatttcaaaagttttagttttcgagcgtaatagctacgtatgttgaaaaaatgaagatattagactattttatgattgcacatggtaaagaatgtgattaaaagctcttttcctatttcaaaagttttagttttcgagggtaatagctacgtatgttgaaaaaatgaagatattagacaattttatgattgcacatggtaaagaatgtgattaaaggctcttttcctatgtaaaaagttttagttttcgagggtaatagctacgtatgttgaaaaaatgaagatattagacaattttatgattgcaaatggaaaagaatgtgattaaaggctcttttcctatgtcaaaagttctagttttcgagggtaatagctacttatgttgaaaaaatgaagatagtagactattttatgattgcacatggtaaagaatgtgattaaaggctcttttcctatttcaaaagttttagttttcgagggtaatagctacgtatgttgaaaaaatgaagatattagactattttatgattgcacatggtaaagaatgtgattaaaggctcttttactttatcaaaagttttagttttcgagggtaatagctacgtatgttgaaaaaatgaagatattacactattttatgattgcaactggtaaagaatgtgattaaaggctcttttcctatgtcaaaagttttagttttcgtgcgtaatagctacgtatgttaaaaaaaatgaagatattagactattttatgattgcaaatggtaaagaatgtgattaaaggctcttttcctatttcaaaagttttagttttcgagggtaatagctacgtatgttgaaaaaatgaagatattagacaattttatgattgcacttggtaaagaatgtgattaaaggctcttttcctatgtaaaaagttttagttttcgagggtaatagctacgtatgttgaaaaaatgaagatattagactattttatgattttaaatggtaaagaatgtgattaaaggctcttttcctatgtcaaaagttttagttttcgagggtaatagctacgtatgttgaaaaaatgaagatattagactattttatgattgcaaatggtaaagaatgtgattaaaggctcttttcctatgtcaaaagttttagttttcgagggtaatagctacgtatgttgaaaaaatgaagatattagactattttatgattgcaattggtaaagaatgtgattaaaggctcttttctaatttcaaaagttttagttttcgagtgtaatagctttgtctgtggaaaaaatgaagatattagacaattttttgattgcacatggtaaagaatgtgattaaaggatcttttcctttgtcaaaagttttagttttcgagggtaatagctacgtatgttgaaaaaatgaagatattagactattttatgattacacatgataaagaatgtgattaaaggctcttttcctattttaaaagttttagttttcgagggtaatagctacgcatgttgaaaaatgaagatattagactattttatgattgcaaatggtaaagaatgtgattaaaggctcttttcctatttcaaaagttttagttttcgagggtaatagctacgtatgttgaaaaaatgaagatattagactattttatgattgcaaatggtaaagaatgtgattaaaggctcttttcctatttcaaaagttttagttttcgagtgtaatagctacgtatgttgaaaaaatgaagatattagactattttatgattgcaaatggtaaagaatgtgattaaaggctcttttcctatttcaaaagttttagttttcgagggtaatagctacgtatgttgaaaaaatgaagatattagactattttatgattgcacatggtaaagaatgtgattaaaggctcttttcctatttcaaaagttttagttttcgagggtaatagctacgtatgttgaaaaaatgaagatattagacaattttatgattgcacttggtaaagaatgtgattaaaggctcttttcctatgtgaaaagttttagttttcgagggtaatagctacgtatgttgaaacaatgaagatattagacaattttatgattgcaaatggtaaagaatgtgattaaaggctcttttcctatgtcaaaagttttagttttcgagggtaatagctacgtatgttgaaaaaatgaagatattagactattttatgatttcaaatggtaaagaatgtgattaaaggctcttttcctatgtcaaaagttctagttttcgagggtaatagctacgtatgttgaaaaaatgaagatagtagactattttatgattgcacatggtaaagaatgtgattaaaggctcttttcctatttcaaaagttttagttttcgagggtaatagctacgtatgttgagaaaatgaagatattagactattttatgattgcacatggtaaagaatgtgattaaaggctcttttactatttcaaaagttttagttttcgagggtaatagctacgcatgttgaaaaaatgaagatattagactattttatgattgcaaatggtaaagaatgtgattaaaggctcttttcctatttcaaaagttttagttttcgggggtaagagctttgtctgtggaaaaaatgaagatattagactattttatgattgcaaatggtaaagaatgtgattaaaggctcttttcctatgtcaaaagttttagttgtcgagggtaatagctacgtatgttgaaaaaatgaagatattatactattttatgattgcacatggtaaagaatgtgattaaaggctcttttcctatgtcaaaagttttagttttcgagggtaatagctacgtatgttgaaaaaatgaagatattagactattttatgattgcacatggtaaagaatgtgattaaaggctcttttcctatttcaaaagttttagttttcgagggtaatagctacgtatgttgaaaaatgaagatattagactattttatgattgcacatggtaaagaatgtgattaaaggctcttctactatttcaaaagttttagttttcgagggtaatagctacgtatgtggaaaaaatgaagatattggacaattttatgattgcacatggtaaagaatgtgattaaaggctcttttaatatttcaaaagttttagttttcgagggtaatagctaagtatgttgaaaaaatgaagatattagactattttatgattgcaaatggtaaagaatgtgattaaaggctcttttcctatgtcaaaagttttagttttcgagggtaatagctacgtatgttgaaaaaaatgaagatatcagactattttatgattgcaaatggtaaagaatgtgattaaaggctcttttcctatgtcaaaagttttagttttcgagggtaatagctacgtatgttgaaaaaatgaagatattagactattttatgattgcaaatggtaaagaatgagattaaaggctcttttcctatgtcaaaagttttagttttcaatggtaatagctacgtatgttgaaaaaatgaagatattagactattttatgattgcaaatggtaaagaatgtgattaaaggctcttttcctatgtcaaaagttttagttttcgaggggaatagctacgtatgttgaaaaaatgaagatattagactattttatgattgcacatggtaaagaatgtgattaaaggctcttttcctatttcaaaagttttagttttcgcgggtaatagctacgtatgtttaaaaaatgaagatattagacaattttatgattgcacatggtaaagaatgtgattaaaggctcttttcctatttcaaaagttttagttttcgagggtaatagctttgtctgtggaaaaaatgaagatattagactattttatgattgcaaatggtaaagaatgtgattaaaggctcttttcctatgtcaaaagttttagttgtcgagggtaatagcaacgtatgttgaaaaaatgaagatattagactattttatgattgcaaatggtaaagaatgtgattaaaggctcttttcctatttcaaaagttttagttttcgagggtaggggagagtcgggtaagacggaccggGGGGCAAGACGGACCTTTTGTCATTGCTCGATTTGAGCGTCACCTTTTTATCACTTGTAGAGCTAGAAACAACGGCCATCTAGTGGCAAGTTTCGGAGCGAAGTCCGAGAGTTGAAGCAAATCTTGTcttcgagaaaaatatttttattcgttttcacaTTCTCGAAACCGGCTtttgaggtaaatgtttttcttttctggtgtttctaatgttctgttttatactgtggtaatttttcttacaaatatggAGGTCTAGGAGAGTGTGtgagacattaatttttttcattgcagtgccatcttatgttataatttttaactattccgaAAAAGCAGGTTTAGGGTAAGATGGACCACAGAGACAGCGGGTAAGACGGACCGGTCCGTCTTGCCCCCTGTCATCTGGGatctttttcgaagttattattttttacgtattttgtgAATATTGTGTTGCATTTATTGTTCCCGCAtgtcaattagaaatatattaagctGTCTCTCTTTTGCAGAATGGGAAAGTATACTAGGAAAACCACCCGCGGTTTCCATGACCAGGAATTACTTAGAGCAGCTGCTATGCGAGTTAAATCTGGTTCGCCGCTTCGCAAAGTTTCGAAAGAGGTTGGTTTGCCACGAAGCACAGTGCGAACAGCAGTTGCAAAACTCGACGCAGCAGAAGATCCCCAATCAGTGGAGTTGGCAACTACCTTCAACTTTAAAAGTGTGTTCTCAGCAAACGAAGAGATACTTCTGAAGGACTATATGATCACGGCACAGCACATGCATCATGGACTTACGAAAAAGGAAGCAGGTCAGCTTGCATATGAATATGCCCAGGCCAAAGGGAAGAATATGCCGAAGAACTGGACTGAAAATAAGTGTGCAGGAAAAGACTGGATGAATAGCTTTATGAGTCGTGTTGGGCTTTCCCTAAGGTCCTCCGAAGCGACAAGCCTTGCCAGAGCCATCAGCTTCAACAGGACGAATGTCAGCgaattcttcaataatttagaaGAGCTGCTTATAAAGCACAAGTATCCGccgaatagaatatataatcttgATGAGACTGGAGTAACCACCGTTCACAAGACACCAAAGGTGGTTGCAGAAAAGGGATCAAAGCAAGTTGGACGCATTACTTCGGCTGAGCGAGGGACGCTGGTAACAGTCGTAGGGTGTATCAACGCAGCTGGCCAGTCGATAGCccctttctttgtctttccacGAGTGAACTGGCTTCAAAGTTTTCCCAATGGCACGCCCCCTGGAAGCACAGGAAAATGCCAGCCGTCTGGATGGATGACAGCCGAAATCTTCCCGGATATGATACGCCATCTGATCTCCCAAACCAGTTGCTCGCCCACAAATCGACTTCTGCTGATTATGGATAACCATGATTCGCACGTCTCATTGAACGTGGTTAATCTTTGCAGAGAAAACGGCATTGACGTTTTAACGCTTCCGCCACATTGCAGTCACAAGCTGCAGCCTCTTGATGTTGCTGTTTATGGGCCATTCAAGCGATACTACAATGAAGCAGCTAACTCGTGGATGATTTCGAACCCAAACAGGAGGATTACCATTTAAGAAATCGGAATATTCGTTGGAATCGCTTTTCCAAgagctttcgtcatggaaaacgTACTAAGCGAGTtccaaaaaacaggaatataccCTTTCAATaggaacgttttccaagatcacgACTTTCTCAGCGCCTTTGTGACAGACCGACCAGCACCAGAGACGTCTCCTATGACAGGCCAGTCTGCAGTTCCATCAACCAGCCCTGGCGACGAGAGCTTGAATAACGACGTGCTGCCAACTACCAGTAGCTCAGTGATTTCTGCGACTATGCCAGTGACTCCAGAGTCGGTTCGTCCTCACCCTAAGGCGAGTTTCTATGCAAGAGACGGAAAAACGTCTAGGAAAAGAACAAAGTCCAAAATTCTGACGaacacacctgaaaaaaacagactggaagaagaatttgagttgaaaagaaaaaaaatcagaaaagaaagctcaaAGAAAACGGCCTGAAAAGAGAAACCTCTCCAAACAGCCTGGGAACGGGGAAGACAGCTTCGATGAACATATCGCGCTGGATGATGAAAGTGGTGACAGCTTGCATTTGGATGGGTCAGAGGAGGAGGAGTTTCTTGATGGAACCGAACCAAAAAGTGGGGATTTCCTGGTTGTGAAAGTGCCGACCAAGAAGAGCTTCAGGAATTATGTTGGAGTTGTGTGTGattgtgaatctgatggtttccaAGTTCAGTTTTGGAAGTGATTAGCTCCATCGAGCAAATTCACGGCAACTGAAGAGATGAGCTTCGTGCGAAAAGAAGAGGTCATCATGAAGCTGCCAAAACCGACCCCTTCGGGCGAAACGACGAGACAGTCGGCTCAGTTCGTTTTTCACGTAGTTTTGGCCTCGtacagtgtttaaatatagttatttgctaactttttacttttttacttactactagtattttaagtattcgaaataaaattgtttagagACAATCAATCTTTTTGAGCAATTGGGTCCGTCTTGCCCAAAGGGCTGGTCCATCTTATCCTATGGGGTGGGCAAGATGGACCTTTTGAccaacttcagttttttttatctgggccCGGAAATACGGCTGATTTATGTGTGAAGAAGGTTTCTTTACGTAACTCAATGTTTTGGGGACAAGTTAGACACCTTTCGTCAGTCGTTGCTTGTTTCCAACCTCTTCCGCAGACGAAAAACCAAAATGGggtccgtcttacccgactctcccctaatagctacgtatgatgaaaaaatgaatatattagacaattttatgattgcacatggtaaagaatctgattaaaggctcgtttcctatttcaaaagttttagttttcgagggtaatagctacgtatgttgaaaaaatgaagatattagacaattttatgattgcacatggtaaagaatgtgattaaaggctcttttcctatgtcaaaagttttagttttcggggataagagctatgtatgttgaaaaaatgaatatattagactattttattattgcaaatggtaaagaatgtgattaaaggctcttttcctatttcaaaagttttagttctcgggggtaagagctttgtctgtggaaaaaatgaagatattagacaattttatgattgcacatggtaaagaatgtgattaaaggcttctatcctatttcaaaagttttagttttcgagggtaatagctacgtatgttgaaaaaatgaagatattagactatttaatgattgcacatggtaaagaatgtgattaaaggctcttttcctatttcaaaagttttagttttcgagggtaatagctacttatgttgaaaaactgaagatattagacaattttatgattgcacatggtaaagaatgtgattaaaggctcttttcttatgtcaaaagttttagttttcgagggtaatagctacgtatgttgaaaaaatgaagatattagacaattttatgattgcaaatggtaaagaatgtgattaaaggctcttttcctatgtcaaaagttttagttttcaattgtaatagctacgtatgtttaaaaaatgaagatattagactattttatgattgcaaatggtaaagaatgtgattaaaggctcttttcctatgtcaaaagttttagttttcgagggtaatagctacgtatgttgaaaaaatgaagatattagactatt
It includes:
- the LOC136043380 gene encoding tigger transposable element-derived protein 6-like — its product is MGKYTRKTTRGFHDQELLRAAAMRVKSGSPLRKVSKEVGLPRSTVRTAVAKLDAAEDPQSVELATTFNFKSVFSANEEILLKDYMITAQHMHHGLTKKEAGQLAYEYAQAKGKNMPKNWTENKCAGKDWMNSFMSRVGLSLRSSEATSLARAISFNRTNVSEFFNNLEELLIKHKYPPNRIYNLDETGVTTVHKTPKVVAEKGSKQVGRITSAERGTLVTVVGCINAAGQSIAPFFVFPRVNWLQSFPNGTPPGSTGKCQPSGWMTAEIFPDMIRHLISQTSCSPTNRLLLIMDNHDSHVSLNVVNLCRENGIDVLTLPPHCSHKLQPLDVAVYGPFKRYYNEAANSWMISNPNRRITI